In the genome of Arachis stenosperma cultivar V10309 chromosome 2, arast.V10309.gnm1.PFL2, whole genome shotgun sequence, the window TATTTAACGAGTTCAATGCTAGAAAAATAGATCAAATGAATGTCTTCAAAGGAGTGACTAAGAATCGTCTCTTCATGGAAATTGTTGGAGTGACATTTGTGCTTCAGGTGAACATGCATTCAATTGTTATTCTAAATTAATCAACAGTGCTATTGAGTCCTTAAATGGCGCGGTAAACATCCATATCTACTCCTATTATTCTGTTTGCTAATCACAAATAACAATTTAATGAGTTTGAACTTGTCCATTTGTATGTTATATTGTAAGTGTAATGGATTACCGTGGTATCTAGTTTTCATCATATCATTGTTTGATTACTTtgtatttagttatttattcTTTTGTTCTTGAAAACATATGATGAAGTTaatatttttgcatttttttattgctatatgtatatactttcttttattcttttgttctgtattatttttttagtcttTCTCTAAGTTGTTATTTACTAATGTTATTTTCCTTTGATATTTTTACAGTTTAATCATAATATAAGTGACAACATTGGTGGAATTGGTGGACATGTTCTTTGTACAATTGATATGCCAAATCTTAAGTGtttgtatttttcattttttaaaattttcaatgtgTAACGAGGAACTGAGATGTGTAATATATAATGAATTTTATAGAAGCAAGATCACATTTGTGCAGCCAGATTGAAACATCTCTAAAGGAGTGTGTGAATACTTACTTTTACATGATATTGTGATCgagcatttttctttgttagtttACTAATTAAGTCATGTATTTTTAAAGCTATTGAATCTATTGAATAGCATTTGATCAAACCCAAAGGTTTGGTTATTATTAGGTTAAGTTTTAATACCTAATTTCTTTAAACATGGTTTGAACTTTTTAAAAATGTATATCTTTTCTTTGGCAAATGCTCTGCCAACTGCAGCACCGACCACCAccatcattttttattttctcttctagCTACTCATTCCATCACCGCgagctcttttttttttgtcggCGATAATATCTCTGTATTTTGAACAATTAGATGTAGacagggagagagagaaagaaaaaagagaaagagagcgACATGGTGAATTCAAAATTTGTTCACTCAATTATTGATTTCAAATGCTTAGATCTTGTGTTCAAATCCTGATCCTTTTTGGGGAAAGACTCGCTTAAAACCACTTCTCCTTGTATACTTATtttgtctaattttttttggctACTTATTGTACAAACAGATTAGACAATTAATAAATTGTACACTTGTCGAGTATCTAATCATGTACTGCTCTCCTATTATATATAGAGAGATGATTGTTCTCGAAATCATTTCACGGTTTAATTAACATGTTTTAAATACTTTTCATTTTATTAAGTTGGATTGatctattaattaatttattaatctacttaaataaatattaaaaatttgaattttgtctTATAGATATAGTAATTTATTGAACAGcgataaattattaaataaaatttcaatcCACGATAAATTAGTCCTTAACTTATCGAATTTAGATAATATCGTAAAAACCAAAGACATTTAATAAAAGAGTAGGTTCAATTGgcttgtaaaaaaatattttaaaataaaaatttttaaataaaatatttttttattagtttaaaaaaataattttttaataaaaataatttttaaaaataatatatctaaataaatttaaaattaaataaaaaattttattgataaacatgatttttttattcaaaaaaatcaatttaaatcgACAAAATGTTAGTGaaagtaataaatttattttatctattttaaaaaaatataatttatatatcaaaattagcTACTAAATCAactagtatataattattatatatttatgtatatatatataattatttatttttaatatatattttatatttggataaaatatattttttgtccttATAGTTtggcaaaaattttaaaaatatccttaaattttattttgtttctattttgtcccaaaaattttttatttgtatcaaatataccatcgacggctaaattttcaaaaaatttaagatcaatctaacaataatgtatgaaaattatgtttgatttgcttgtgttaAGGATTGTTCTTATAAAATTGTTATTGaattgatcttaaattttttgaaaaattagctgTTAGGagtatatttgatacaaatagaaaatttttaaaataaaattgaaacaaaataaaacttaaaaatatttttaaaacttttgttaAACTTGAGAAATATAAAGGcaccaaaaaaatttaagaaataaaaaatatattttattttttatattttaatatatatttaattttattatactgttaaaatattttatataatcatataattataatagtTTTTTAGATGATCATTCATGTAGTTTtaagataataatttttattaatataacgttatataattaaatatactaataaaatgattttacactgctttttttttttttaatccatCCCTACGCCCCCATGGTTTGTTTTCACTATATAGATTTTTCAACGGAAAAATGGGTCGTCCGTACACGTAAACGGCGATGGGTCTCTCTAACTCCACTATCGtcttcctccttctcctcttctCACTCGCACTATCAGCTTCAACCGCACATAGTAATAAAGACAATATTCTTCAAGCGAGTTTTCACGCTAAGAAGTTCATAGCGGATCTCAATTTGTTCCCGGAGGACGACATCAACATCGTTCCCGCTTCCGCCGCCGTTAATGCCTCAGTCGGACCCCGTCAGATCATCGAGAGGCGCCTCAGGTTCCCGAATCTATCCCCTTCTGATTCTGGTGTTTCCGTTCAAGACTTGGGTCACTATGCTGGCTATTATTCCATTGAACATTCCCATGCTGCAAGGTACTGCACTTTACCGACTCAACTTGCGGGTCAACTTCGTCTTTTCTTGAAATATGtgtcaaaagaaaagaaaaaagcttAAAATAAGTCTTACAGCATTTTTGAGCTTCTGTTTGCAACTCAAAGCTATAGTTTAGTAAAATCTACAAGAAAATAATACTGAGCTTCCCAAACGGCAAAACCGAGCTAAACACACAATTTGTTGTACTTCAACGTTActattatttatctatgtttttggAGTTTTGTTTCAATCGCATATATATCTTAGGATGATTTTTAAGACAGTAGATGGGTGTTTGattgatatattttttgtgGCGATTATAATTTCTATGTATTACCCTGTTAAGCAATAGAAATTCAAGGTGCAAAATCTCGTGGGAGAGTTGTGATTGTGGATAGATATTCACGGTTATTTggtattttaataaatttctATTGGTTGATATTACATTGTCATTGCAATTAGAtcctttttcttaaaaaaaaaaaaaactgtaaATTTGGCGCTTATGTAATAGCACACAATTCTAACATTCTTGTGTTAAGTTTAGTTAGCCAGTCAGATTGTACTAAACTTGAAACATTGACGAATTCAATTAGTTTACATGTCCTTGAGTTTATAGCATTGAGTATTCACATATTGAGTGTTCACATAAACTTTGTTCTTCTAGCAAGCGAGATAAAAGAATGGCGTTACGTGAATTTTGAAAGTTTAGGGACTGCTTGATGCAAATTAAATCCATAGATGAAATTGCAAGGGGAgtataatttcaaatttcaaggACCATATTGCTGCTTTAATCAGTTCGGATAGTTTTGATGACTGTATTTTAATGTCTTCAGCATTAGTAGATTATTATGATTATACCATTGGGTCAATTGAGGATAGTTACTCTATTTTGTTACTCTGTGTTATATATCAACATAAACATTTTATTGGAGAAGTATTGTATAGCTGTTATAGTttcacaaaattattttataccaGACTCGGGTCTCTCAatcttatttttgtaatttatgtTATTCTTTTCTAACTATTGGTTGGATATGGCAGGATGTTCTACTTTTTCTTTGAATCACGCAACAACAGCAAAGAGGATCCTTTTGTAATTTGGTTGACTGGGGGACCTGGATGTTCTAGTGAAATAGCTTTGTTTTATGAAAATGGCCCTTTCAAAATTACAGACAACTTGACTCTTGTGTGGAATGATTATGGTTGGGACAAGGTATTCcagtttaatatttttgtttccatgcattaCATTCAACAATTGTTGACATGGCCTATTGTATGTGCATGTGCATTTAGTGTAAACAGATAAACAACTTCTTATAATTCTTTTTGGACTGCGTATTACTTTCTAAGGGAACGAATTACCATACTGCTGCTGTGTTACAATCGAGTTCAAAACTATTTTGCAATGGCTAACCTGCTCATAATTTTTCCAGTTTAAATTAATGAGTTCCATGATTATGTGCGTGAATCAAGGTTATCAATAGCAGATTGCAGCACATCTCGTTTTGCCAAAAACCACTATAAAATTAGTGTATAGCATTGCAGCTTACAGCACAAGGCATAGCAgcctatatatataatacatatttAATCTATTAGTCTATTCCTCATCAAACATAAACAACAGTATAAATTATGCTCAAAGGCACAAAAAGAATAAGTCAAACACATAATGTCAAGGCACCAAAAGGCAAAATGCCATGAAGTCATGAACATAATCTAGCGTGAAGCATAAACTCAGTCTGTTAAATAGACATGAAATTGACCCTGTTTCACTAAATGATATTGATGAGCATAATGAGTGCCTTGTTGGAGAGATGGAGGATGATAATGACGATAGAGCAGGAAACATTTGTTTTTGAAGGTGATGGTTATGATGGTCTAAATTGGGAAGTGTGCATAGGACATGCAGAGGCTAGAGCAAAATACTAGGGAACAAGTGCAGCAGCTGCCAAAGAAAGGAGTCTTCAAGAAGTGGTGGTGGAACAAGTGCAGCAGCTGCCAAAGCTTCTAAGAGTAAGGAGGGAAAAGTAATGTTAAATTTGAGGATTcaatagaagagaaaaaggaataTGCCCCACTAGAGAAAGATGTGAATGATAATGATTACCATTTAGGGTGTTACCTGAACGAGCGGTTAATTTTTTAGCATGTGAATTACCTTTTGCCATGTTTTGGAAGTCTCTAGTGATAACCATTTATGAAATCAGCGAATGGTTTGCTGAATATGGGGTCAGACTATTTGTGTGGCAAATATTTACAGCTAGATGTTTTGATATGGGCTGTCAATTTTCAAATGCATCAAAATTGAATTGAAGGAATTATCTATGGGTGTTGAAATTTTTCTGGTCATCTTGTAGGCTGCAAATCTTTTGTATGTGGACCAACCAACTGGAACCGGCTTTAGTTACAGTACTGATTCACGTGACATTCGCCATGATGAAAAGGGAGTTAGCAATGATCTATATGACTTTATACAGGTACTTGTGTTTGCactaattattattagttactAGTTTTCCAATTGTATCTCTAAACTTCTTTTCATCAATGGTATTTGTTGTTATTGTGCTGAATTTGATTTGAGTAACTGGCTAAGATTCACCAATAAGAGAGTATTAGAAGCTGTGTTCAATAGTGTTTCCAGAATAATAGTGTCTTATGAGAAGTCGAAATGAAAAGGTCAGTATACCTTGTTTCGATTCGAATGGTACAAATAACGATATTCTTATGTCTTGGTACAGCTCAATCTCTTAAGGCTTATATGTTTTACTTTATTCCGAGGTTATAGTATCCACTCTCTTTGTATTGCCCCTGCCCCTTCTAAAGTGAGTGACAATAGTGAATAGGGATGTTACCCCTGTCAGTTCAAAAGTTACAACTGGTAAAATTACGCCTCACCCGCTAGTTTATACTAGGCATAGGCCGTAG includes:
- the LOC130960461 gene encoding calcium-transporting ATPase 9, plasma membrane-type-like — translated: MWRNLIIQAIYQVTILLILNFGWQSMNLGDNQYFKSHSLQVKNTLIFNTFILCQIFNEFNARKIDQMNVFKGVTKNRLFMEIVGVTFVLQFNHNISDNIGGIGGHVLCTIDMPNLKCLYFSFFKIFNV